The genomic DNA AAGTGACGCCGTGGCAGCAGGGCTACTATGAGCTGCCTCTTCAAAAGCCTGCCGATGGCGTAACACCCGCAGGTGAGTCCTATACCTACTCTGCAAATGATATGAGTGTGGGGGATGTGGACGGAGACGGACAATATGAATTTTTTGTAAAATGGGACCCGTCGAACTCCAAGGACGTTTCTCAGAAGGGCTATACCGGAAATACGTATGTCGATGCATATACGGCCCAGGGCAAGCTGCTATATCGGATCGACCTGGGTGTGAATATTCGGTCAGGTGCACATTATACACAGATGATGGTGTACGATTTTGATGGCGACGGCAAAGCCGAGTTGATGTTCAAAACGGCTCCGGGTACCAAAACGATTACTTTTGACAAGAAGGGCAAGCCGAAAAAAGAAACCTATATTACCCTGCCCCGTGAGGATCGCAAAGCAGGGATTACGCATAAGGACGATTACCGTTTAAGCCGTACGGATTATTACGAGCATGTGGTGAACATGTTCATGAACTGGACGAAGCATGAAGAAGTGGTCAAAGGGCAGTGGCCCGCTACGCTGGAGGAATGCTTTGGTATCGCTCCAAAGTATAGCTATCCGTTATCCCGTAAGGATGCGGAAAGCCTGACGGACTACTTTATGGATGTATACGCGCCTGCGCGGAGCGACAAAAACAAGCTGAGAGAGTTCGAAGGCTTCATTGTGGATGGACCGGAATATTTGACCATTTTCAAAGGAAAAACGGGAGCAGAGCTGGACACCGTCCGCTATGAGCCGGAGCGTCATGACGATGGCCTCATGTGGGGCGATTACGCCATGGCCCGGATCGAACCCGCCAACCGGGTGGATCGTTTCCTGGCAGGCGTGGCTTACTTGGACGGCCGCAAACCGTCCGCTGTGTTTGCACGCGGATACTATACGCGCTCCACACTGGTCACCTACACATGGGATGGTCGCCATCTCCAGAAGAACTGGATGGTGGACAGCGGCTGGGCGCTGATGACGAATCCGTTTAACGATAGTCCGCACGGGCGTGATGGAACGGACCCGAAATTCGGAACCTTGACCACACAGGGAGCGCATTCACTGAGCGTCGCAGACGTAGATGGTGACGGCAAGGACGAAATCGTATACGGCTCTGCCACCATCGACCATGACGGCAGCCTGCTGTACAGCTCGTTCGATGTCATGCCACCCGAAAGTGCGATTCCCGGCGAAACAGCCCGTTTGGGTCATGGCGATGCGCTGCATGTGACGGATATTGACCCGGATCGGCCGGGCAAAGAAATCTTTATGGTGCATGAGGGTGGCACCTATGCCCCTTATGGTTATTCGCTGCGGGATGCCAAAACGGGTAAAGTCATCTACGGCGGATATTCCGGCAAGGATACAGGCCGGGGAATGATCGGTGACATAGACCCGGATCAGCGAGGGCTGGAAACCTGGGCTATGGGCTTATGGACCGCTGCGGGCAAGCAACTGGATACCAAGATGCCAGGCACTAATATGAGTATCAAATGGGCAGCTGATATGACCACACAAATCGTAAACGGCGCGATTGATGTAACCCCAACCATTGAGGACTGGAAACGGGGTACATTGCTGACCGCAACAGGAACGAAGACGAACAACTATACCAAAGGAACACCATCGCTGGTAGCCGACATTTTCGGAGATTGGCGAGAAGAAATGCTCGTCCGCACAGCGGATAGCTCGGCGATCCGTATCTATTTGAGCACTGAGCCTACGACGCATAAATTGTACACACTGATGCATGATCCGCAATATCGGGTGGATGTGGCGCGTCAAAATACGGGCTATAACCAGCCATCCTATACAAGCTTTTACTTCGCATCCGATATGGATTGGGCGAATGTGCCGATTCCCAAGCTCTACACGCCAAGAGCCGTAATTCAGGAAGAGAGCGGCGATGAGGTGGATGAGGTAGAGACATTGGAGATGGATGGGAAGCAAATAAATACGGAGGAAGTAGAGGTAGAGTCAGCAGTACCAGCAGAGGAATAATGAACACTGGGAACGACAAGTAAGCTGGATTAAAATGAAATCGCAAGGAGAGCCGTATTTACGTGCTCTCTTTTTTGCATATTTTTAATTATAGCAGCAGGAATCTTTAGTTTATGAGTTAGAAGGAGGGCGTTCAGAAGGGTATAATAAAATATAGTGCTGTATGATGATCACACGCTGATCTGGAAGGACGGCTGTCGAGCAATTGGAGGAATGCTAGTGGGGATGATGTTCTCTTTTCTAAAAAAATATCGGGTTCCAGCCATCGCGGCGCTCGTGATGATGCTGCTGGAGCTGACGGTGGAATTGTCGCAACCGTATCTGATCTCCAAAATTATTGATGAGGGCATCCGACAGCAGGATTTGTCCGTCGTCTGGTTATGGGGCGGTGTGCTGGTAGGAAGCGCCGTTATTGCTTTTATAGCGGGAATTTCCAGTTCCTTTTTTGCTTCCCATGCCAGTCAGGGCTTTGGGTATGATTTGCGGGAAAGGCTGTATCATAAGGTGCAATCCTTTTCCTATCCGGTTTTTAAACGTTTTGCTACCTCATCGCTGATTACCCGTCTGACGGGAGACGTTACGCAGGTGCAGGATACGGTGTTTATGAGCTTGCGGTTTATGACACGGGTGCCGCTGGTGGTGATTGGCAGCATTGTAATGGCGTTGGTCGTGCATTTCAGGCTAGGACTGTTGCTGGCAGTCATGGCTCCAGTGCTGTTCGTGTTTGTGCTTGTGATGATGCGGCGAACCGTTACGTTGTTTAAGGGCGTCCAGCGTCGTTTGGATGACGTTAACGGGGTGATTCAGGAGAACCTGACAGGTATCCGGCTCATACGGGTTTTTGTGCGGATGCGGCATGAAATCGAGCGCTTTGCCCACTATGGGGGCGAATTGATGAAAGGGACGGTTTCCGCTTTGCGCTGGACGGAAACGACGATGCCGTTCATTTTGTTTACCATGAATGTGGGAATTATCGCCGTGCTTTGGTTCGGACGGGGGCAAATTGCAACAGGGGATGCCAGTGTGGGACAGGTGGTCGCTGTCGTCAATTATTCACTGCGGACGATTGGAGCCTTGTCTGCCTTGTCGGGGATTGTTGTCGTGTTTTCCCGGGCGACCGCTTCCACGGCAAGGATTCGTGAGGTATTGGAGACACATCATGAAGAACATGGAGAACGGGAGCCTATTCCAACACATAACACGCGAATCCAGGGACAGGTGGAACTGGATCGGGTGAGCTTTCATTATCCGGGCAGCGATCTCGCGGTGCTAAAGGATATTTCCTTTATGGCTCGATCGGGTGAGCGTATCGCCATTATGGGGGCTACGGGGTCGGGTAAATCTTCACTTGTGCAGCTCATTACGCGTTTGTATGAAGAAGATGAGGGCCATGTGCGCTTTGACGGCAAGGATGCGCGGGAACTGGACGCTTCCATACTGCGTGAGGCCATTGGGTATGTGCCGCAGGAGGTGCTTCTTTTCACTGGCTCGATTCGGGAAAATATCGCTTGGGGGCTGGAGAATGCCAGTCTGGAGCAGATTCAGGAAGCAGCTCGTATGGCGCAAATTCACGATATGATTGAGCGCTTGCCGCAAGGCTATGACACGATGCTGGGACAGCGCGGTGTGAATCTGTCCGGTGGACAGAAGCAACGGCTATCTATTGCCCGCGCGCTGGTGCGCCATCCGGCGGTGCTTATTTTGGACGACAGCACCAGTGCGCTGGATGTGCGGACAGAGGCTGCTTTGCTGGAGGCGCTGGAAGGCTTGTCCTGCACGACCTTTCTTATTACGCAGAAGATCAGCTCGACCGCATCGGCAGATCAGATTTTACTGTTGGATGAAGGCCATCTGATTGCGAGTGGAAGTCATGATCATTTAATGGACAGTTCAGGGCTGTATCGACGCATCTATGAATCACAATACGGAAAGGAGGAGTCGCATGTTCAAGGAACTCATTGATCCCTTCCGTCAGCCTACACCACCGTCCGGTGTGCTGCGCAACCCGGCAGGAGCAGAGGGACGCCGCAAAGCCAAGGCCAAGAACTGGTCCGGCACACTGGGCAGGATATGGGAGTATTTGGCCCGCCGCAAGGCCAAGCTAATGCTGGTGCTGTTCATGGTACTGCTCAGCTCCGGGCTGGCTTTGCTGGGTCCGTATTTGGTCGGCGTTGCGGTGGACCATTTTCTGGAAGGTCCGGGCGGACGCACGTGGATTTATTTTCTCATTGGGTTGGGTGCTGTGTATTTGCTCAATTCGCTGACCTCCTGGCTGCAAAATATCTGGATGATCGAAATCGCCCAGGAGACGGTGTACCGGATGCGTTTCGACCTGTTTTCACATTTGCATCGCTTGCCGATTCCTTTTTACGGTAAACGTCAGCAGGGAGAGATCATGAGTCGATTGACCAATGATATCGAAAATGTCAGCTCTACGCTGAATAGCTCAGCCATTCAGATTTTTTCGAGCGTATTGACGCTGGTGGGTACACTCGCAGTCATGCTGTGGTTAAGCCCGCTGATGACACTGCTAACCTTTATCGTGGTGCCGCTGATGGCAGTCGGGATGCGCTGGATTACGCGTCGTACAGGTCCCTTATACAAGGAACGGCAGAAGAACCTGGGCGAATTGAACGGATATATCGAAGAAACGTTATCCGGGCAGCAGATTATCAAAGCATTTTCGCAGGAAAAGAGGGTTATTCGCGGCTTTAGTGAACGTAATGACCGTATCCGTCTGTCAGGCTTCTGGGCACAAACGATTTCCGGCTTTATCCCCAAGCTGATGAACGGGCTGAACAATCTCAGCTTTGCCATTGTGGCAGGAATCGGCGGGATTTTGGCTATACACGGTTCTATTACCATCGGAACGATTATCATCTTTGTAGAGTATGCCCGCCAGTTCACCAGACCGCTGAACGATCTGGCTAACCAGTGGAATACCCTGCTGTCCGCTATTGCCGGAGCTGAACGCGTATTTGAAATATTGGATGAGGATGAGGAGTCCAAGGACGAGCACGGCGCCGTAGAGCTGGAGCATGTCGAGGGCGCAGTTCGGTTTACCGATGTTTCCTTCGGCTATGATGAGGGGGGCGATACGTTAGAAGGTATTTCCTTTGAAGCCAAGCGGGGTGAGATGATCGCGCTGGTCGGTCCGACCGGGGCAGGAAAAACAACGCTGATTCAGCTGATATCCCGTTTTTACAGTCCCGACAAGGGAATGATCACGCTAGACGGGCGCGACATTACCACCGTTCAGCGTGAAAGCTTGCGCTCACATATGGCGTTTGTACTACAGGATTCCTTTCTGTTCCAAGGGACAATCCGTGAAAATATCCGCTTCGGCAGGCTGGATGCCACTGATGAAGAGGTAGAGGAAGCATCGAAGCTGGCGAATGCCCATTCCTTTATCATGCGGCTGAAGGACGGATACGACAAGGTGCTGGAGGCTAACGGCAGCGGCATCAGCCAAGGGCAAAAACAGCTGCTGGCTATTGCCCGTGCTATTTTGGCCAACCCTTCGATCCTCGTACTCGACGAGGCAACCAGCAGCATCGACACGATTACTGAGATGAAAATACAAGAAGGACTGGAGCGGCTTATGCAAGGGCGAACAAGCTTTGTCATCGTCCACAGACTGAATACCATTCGTCAGGCTGACCGGATTCTGGTCTTGAAGGATGGTCGTCTGGAGGAGCAGGGCTCGCATGATGAGCTGCTGACCCATAAAGGCTTTTACAGTGATTTATATTATGGTCAGTTGAAAAAGCAAAGCTCTTAAGACGGCTCAGAATAAACAGATTTGTAGACATGATGTAGAAGCATTATGA from Paenibacillus sp. FSL R10-2782 includes the following:
- a CDS encoding rhamnogalacturonan lyase; this encodes MAQRKGAWRKGTLTAALATMLAMTGTTVGMAAEAPSEPELQAASAVAVEQNRSGSIQLEKLDRGLVAAVTPEGVFLSWRLLAQEVNGYGPTGLTGANFNVYRDGKKIATVTDSTNYLDKEGSGKAVYRVASVVNGREKDRSAKVTPWQQGYYELPLQKPADGVTPAGESYTYSANDMSVGDVDGDGQYEFFVKWDPSNSKDVSQKGYTGNTYVDAYTAQGKLLYRIDLGVNIRSGAHYTQMMVYDFDGDGKAELMFKTAPGTKTITFDKKGKPKKETYITLPREDRKAGITHKDDYRLSRTDYYEHVVNMFMNWTKHEEVVKGQWPATLEECFGIAPKYSYPLSRKDAESLTDYFMDVYAPARSDKNKLREFEGFIVDGPEYLTIFKGKTGAELDTVRYEPERHDDGLMWGDYAMARIEPANRVDRFLAGVAYLDGRKPSAVFARGYYTRSTLVTYTWDGRHLQKNWMVDSGWALMTNPFNDSPHGRDGTDPKFGTLTTQGAHSLSVADVDGDGKDEIVYGSATIDHDGSLLYSSFDVMPPESAIPGETARLGHGDALHVTDIDPDRPGKEIFMVHEGGTYAPYGYSLRDAKTGKVIYGGYSGKDTGRGMIGDIDPDQRGLETWAMGLWTAAGKQLDTKMPGTNMSIKWAADMTTQIVNGAIDVTPTIEDWKRGTLLTATGTKTNNYTKGTPSLVADIFGDWREEMLVRTADSSAIRIYLSTEPTTHKLYTLMHDPQYRVDVARQNTGYNQPSYTSFYFASDMDWANVPIPKLYTPRAVIQEESGDEVDEVETLEMDGKQINTEEVEVESAVPAEE
- a CDS encoding ABC transporter ATP-binding protein; this encodes MMFSFLKKYRVPAIAALVMMLLELTVELSQPYLISKIIDEGIRQQDLSVVWLWGGVLVGSAVIAFIAGISSSFFASHASQGFGYDLRERLYHKVQSFSYPVFKRFATSSLITRLTGDVTQVQDTVFMSLRFMTRVPLVVIGSIVMALVVHFRLGLLLAVMAPVLFVFVLVMMRRTVTLFKGVQRRLDDVNGVIQENLTGIRLIRVFVRMRHEIERFAHYGGELMKGTVSALRWTETTMPFILFTMNVGIIAVLWFGRGQIATGDASVGQVVAVVNYSLRTIGALSALSGIVVVFSRATASTARIREVLETHHEEHGEREPIPTHNTRIQGQVELDRVSFHYPGSDLAVLKDISFMARSGERIAIMGATGSGKSSLVQLITRLYEEDEGHVRFDGKDARELDASILREAIGYVPQEVLLFTGSIRENIAWGLENASLEQIQEAARMAQIHDMIERLPQGYDTMLGQRGVNLSGGQKQRLSIARALVRHPAVLILDDSTSALDVRTEAALLEALEGLSCTTFLITQKISSTASADQILLLDEGHLIASGSHDHLMDSSGLYRRIYESQYGKEESHVQGTH
- a CDS encoding ABC transporter ATP-binding protein, whose product is MFKELIDPFRQPTPPSGVLRNPAGAEGRRKAKAKNWSGTLGRIWEYLARRKAKLMLVLFMVLLSSGLALLGPYLVGVAVDHFLEGPGGRTWIYFLIGLGAVYLLNSLTSWLQNIWMIEIAQETVYRMRFDLFSHLHRLPIPFYGKRQQGEIMSRLTNDIENVSSTLNSSAIQIFSSVLTLVGTLAVMLWLSPLMTLLTFIVVPLMAVGMRWITRRTGPLYKERQKNLGELNGYIEETLSGQQIIKAFSQEKRVIRGFSERNDRIRLSGFWAQTISGFIPKLMNGLNNLSFAIVAGIGGILAIHGSITIGTIIIFVEYARQFTRPLNDLANQWNTLLSAIAGAERVFEILDEDEESKDEHGAVELEHVEGAVRFTDVSFGYDEGGDTLEGISFEAKRGEMIALVGPTGAGKTTLIQLISRFYSPDKGMITLDGRDITTVQRESLRSHMAFVLQDSFLFQGTIRENIRFGRLDATDEEVEEASKLANAHSFIMRLKDGYDKVLEANGSGISQGQKQLLAIARAILANPSILVLDEATSSIDTITEMKIQEGLERLMQGRTSFVIVHRLNTIRQADRILVLKDGRLEEQGSHDELLTHKGFYSDLYYGQLKKQSS